A section of the Roseomonas marmotae genome encodes:
- a CDS encoding aspartate dehydrogenase, translating to MSNSLSGAGRLRRLGIIGAGGMTETLLDAVTRGLPAPLEAVTILATRRSAGKAEALLARHGDALAAARLVRTERAAFLADAPQFVAECAGQGAVREHGVAVLETGAELAVISIGALADEALRLGLEQAAARAGARLVLPPGAVGGIDALVAARLSRLEEVTYTGRKPPLAWKGTPAEALLDLATLAEPAIFFDGTAREAAIRYPQNANVAATVALAGAGFEATRVRLVADPTINRNLHEVAVRSAAADFTIRLEGRPSPTNPKTSLTAGLSMAREVLNRVLPLVV from the coding sequence GTGAGCAACAGCTTATCCGGTGCGGGCAGGCTGCGCCGCCTGGGCATCATCGGCGCCGGCGGCATGACGGAGACGCTGCTGGACGCCGTCACGCGGGGGCTGCCCGCGCCGCTGGAGGCTGTGACCATCCTGGCCACGCGACGTTCGGCGGGGAAGGCCGAGGCGCTGCTGGCGCGCCATGGCGATGCCCTGGCTGCCGCCCGGCTGGTACGGACGGAACGCGCGGCCTTCCTGGCCGATGCTCCGCAATTCGTGGCCGAATGCGCCGGCCAAGGTGCCGTGCGGGAGCATGGCGTGGCGGTGCTGGAAACCGGTGCTGAGCTTGCGGTGATTTCCATCGGTGCCCTGGCCGATGAGGCGCTGCGCCTTGGGCTGGAACAGGCCGCCGCGCGGGCCGGGGCGCGGCTGGTGCTGCCGCCGGGGGCGGTGGGCGGCATCGACGCCCTGGTGGCGGCCAGGCTCTCGAGGCTGGAGGAAGTGACCTATACCGGCCGCAAGCCGCCCCTGGCCTGGAAGGGCACCCCGGCCGAGGCGCTGCTCGACCTCGCCACCCTGGCGGAGCCTGCCATCTTCTTCGACGGCACGGCGCGGGAGGCGGCAATCCGTTATCCACAGAATGCCAATGTCGCCGCCACGGTGGCGCTGGCCGGCGCCGGCTTCGAGGCGACGCGGGTGCGGCTGGTGGCCGACCCCACCATCAACCGCAACCTGCATGAGGTAGCGGTGCGCTCGGCGGCGGCCGACTTCACCATCCGGCTGGAGGGGCGGCCATCCCCCACCAACCCCAAGACCTCGCTGACGGCAGGGCTGAGCATGGCGCGGGAAGTGCTGAACCGCGTGCTGCCGCTGGTGGTGTGA
- a CDS encoding alpha-amylase family glycosyl hydrolase, giving the protein MDELAWWQRGIVYQVYPRSFQDSDGDGVGDLRGIARRLDHLVELWVDALWLSPIQPSPMADFGYDVADYCGVDPIFGSLEDFDHLLAEAHARGLRLILDFVPNHSSDQHPWFLDSRASRHSGKRDWYIWHDPAPDGGPPNNWLSHFGGSAWEWDGATGQYYLHSFLKEQPDLNWRNPAVREAMYDVLRFWLNRGVDGFRVDVIWLLIKDDQFRDNPPNPGWAPGQSSHDRLLDLYTADQPEVHQIVAEMRQVLEDYEERLLVGEVYLPVERLVAYYGHELRGAHLPFNFQLIRAPWSAGDVARIISDYEAALPAGAWPNWVLGNHDQSRIATRVGQAQARVAAMLLLTLRGTPTIYYGEEIGMTDLPIPPELVQDPAEKNQPGIGVGRDPERTPMPWDASPHGGFTTGRPWLPTGQPEVNVAALRAQPDSILALYRRLIGLRRSSPALEAGGIGNVAAWDNVLSFSRFLNGQRLRILLNMGDMPREVPAPHGRVLLSTSLAPHAGPSGGMLRLAANEGVVLEEAPG; this is encoded by the coding sequence ATGGATGAGCTGGCATGGTGGCAGCGGGGCATCGTCTACCAGGTCTATCCCCGCTCCTTCCAGGACAGCGACGGAGACGGCGTGGGCGACCTGCGCGGCATCGCGCGGCGCCTGGACCATCTGGTGGAACTGTGGGTGGATGCGCTCTGGCTCTCGCCCATCCAGCCCTCGCCCATGGCGGATTTCGGCTATGACGTGGCGGATTACTGCGGCGTGGACCCGATCTTCGGCAGCCTGGAGGATTTTGATCACCTGCTGGCCGAGGCGCATGCGCGCGGCCTGCGCCTCATCCTGGACTTCGTGCCGAACCACAGCTCGGACCAGCATCCCTGGTTCCTCGACAGCCGCGCCAGCCGCCACAGCGGGAAGCGTGACTGGTATATCTGGCATGACCCGGCGCCCGATGGCGGCCCACCCAACAACTGGCTCAGCCATTTCGGCGGAAGCGCCTGGGAATGGGACGGGGCGACCGGCCAGTACTATCTGCATTCCTTCCTGAAGGAGCAGCCGGACCTCAACTGGCGCAACCCCGCTGTGCGGGAGGCGATGTATGACGTGCTGCGCTTCTGGCTGAACCGTGGCGTCGATGGCTTCCGCGTCGATGTCATCTGGCTGTTGATCAAGGACGACCAGTTCCGTGACAACCCGCCCAATCCCGGCTGGGCGCCGGGCCAGTCCTCCCACGACCGTCTACTGGACCTCTACACGGCCGACCAGCCGGAGGTGCACCAGATCGTCGCGGAAATGCGGCAGGTTCTGGAAGACTACGAGGAGCGCCTGTTGGTTGGCGAGGTCTATCTGCCGGTCGAGAGGCTCGTCGCATATTACGGGCATGAGCTACGCGGGGCGCATCTGCCCTTCAACTTCCAGCTGATCCGCGCGCCCTGGAGTGCCGGGGACGTGGCCCGCATCATCAGTGACTACGAGGCCGCGCTGCCGGCGGGCGCCTGGCCCAACTGGGTGCTGGGCAATCACGACCAGTCCCGCATTGCCACGCGGGTCGGCCAGGCGCAGGCCAGGGTGGCGGCCATGCTACTGCTGACGCTGCGCGGCACGCCCACGATTTACTATGGCGAGGAGATCGGCATGACCGACCTGCCGATCCCGCCAGAGCTGGTGCAGGACCCCGCCGAGAAGAACCAGCCGGGCATCGGCGTCGGCCGCGACCCCGAGCGGACGCCGATGCCCTGGGATGCCTCGCCCCATGGCGGCTTCACCACCGGGCGGCCCTGGCTGCCGACTGGCCAGCCGGAGGTGAACGTGGCGGCCCTGCGGGCACAACCGGATTCCATCCTGGCGCTGTACCGCCGGCTGATCGGGCTGCGCCGCTCCAGCCCGGCCCTGGAGGCGGGCGGGATCGGCAATGTGGCGGCATGGGACAATGTGCTGAGCTTCAGCCGCTTCCTGAACGGGCAGCGCCTGCGCATCCTGCTGAACATGGGCGACATGCCGCGGGAGGTTCCGGCGCCACATGGCAGGGTGCTGCTCTCCACCAGCCTCGCGCCGCATGCAGGCCCCAGCGGCGGCATGCTGCGGCTGGCGGCGAATGAGGGCGTGGTGCTGGAGGAAGCGCCGGGCTAA
- a CDS encoding SDR family oxidoreductase, with the protein MTDSMNKVVLVTGASSGIGAAIAAELGRAGATVVMGARRLDRLRDLAGRIEAAGGTARARLLDVTSRQDVADFAAAALEEFGRIDVLVNNAGVMPLSPLRSLKTEEWDRMIDVNIRGVLHGIAAVLPVMDRQGHGQVINIASTGAYSVSPTAAIYCATKYAVRAITEGLRQESTKLRVTLVSPGVVTSELADSISDEAARDAMRAFRQVAIEPEAIARAVRFAIEQPQDVDVSELVVRPSASPL; encoded by the coding sequence ATGACGGACAGTATGAACAAGGTGGTTCTGGTCACCGGCGCCAGCAGCGGCATCGGCGCGGCGATCGCGGCCGAACTCGGCCGTGCCGGCGCCACGGTGGTGATGGGCGCGCGCCGGCTGGACCGGCTGCGGGATCTCGCCGGGCGGATCGAGGCCGCCGGCGGCACGGCGCGCGCGCGCCTGCTGGATGTGACCTCGCGCCAGGATGTCGCGGATTTCGCCGCTGCCGCGCTGGAGGAATTCGGCCGCATCGACGTGCTCGTGAACAATGCGGGCGTCATGCCCCTCTCCCCCCTGCGGTCGCTGAAGACCGAGGAATGGGACCGCATGATCGACGTGAATATCCGCGGCGTTCTGCATGGCATCGCCGCCGTGCTGCCGGTGATGGACCGGCAGGGCCATGGGCAGGTCATCAATATCGCCTCGACCGGCGCGTACAGCGTCTCCCCCACCGCCGCCATCTATTGCGCCACCAAATACGCGGTGCGCGCCATCACCGAGGGGCTGCGGCAGGAAAGCACGAAGCTGCGCGTGACGCTGGTCTCGCCCGGGGTGGTCACCTCCGAACTGGCGGACAGCATCAGCGACGAGGCCGCGCGCGATGCCATGCGGGCGTTCCGCCAGGTCGCCATCGAGCCGGAGGCCATCGCGCGCGCCGTGCGCTTCGCGATCGAGCAGCCGCAGGATGTCGATGTCAGCGAGCTGGTGGTCCGCCCCTCGG
- a CDS encoding Mut7-C RNAse domain-containing protein, giving the protein MTEPGTARLLCDEMLAGFARMLRAAGHDTALAPPGTADAVLIELSRREGRVLLSRDRRLVRAAGAVARAVLLTGDQPDRDARQLARELGLDWTFAPFTRCMLDNTALRPATAEEIARMPARARDLPGPFRACPHCGRFYWPGSHARRITERLLSWRGLAAEAG; this is encoded by the coding sequence ATGACCGAGCCCGGAACCGCGAGGTTGCTCTGCGACGAAATGCTGGCTGGGTTCGCCCGCATGCTGCGCGCCGCCGGCCACGATACTGCCCTGGCCCCGCCCGGGACGGCCGATGCCGTGCTGATCGAATTAAGCAGGCGGGAGGGGCGCGTGCTGCTCTCACGCGACCGACGGCTGGTACGGGCGGCCGGGGCGGTGGCGCGCGCAGTGCTGCTGACAGGCGACCAGCCGGACCGGGATGCCCGGCAACTGGCGCGGGAGCTCGGGCTGGACTGGACCTTCGCGCCTTTCACCCGCTGTATGCTGGACAATACGGCGCTGCGTCCGGCGACGGCGGAGGAGATCGCACGCATGCCGGCGCGGGCGCGCGACCTACCGGGGCCTTTCCGCGCCTGCCCGCATTGCGGCCGCTTCTACTGGCCCGGCAGCCATGCCCGCCGCATCACCGAGCGGCTGCTGAGCTGGCGCGGGCTGGCGGCGGAGGCGGGTTAG
- a CDS encoding alpha-amylase family protein, translating to MIKDLWYKNAVVYCLSVGTYMDSNGDGVGDFEGLARRLDYIQGLGVTTIWLMPFQPSPGRDNGYDIADYYNVDPRYGTLGDFVEFTHGCHQRGIRVIIDLVVNHTSDQHPWFQEARRDPDSKYRDWYIWADRKPANAGDGIVFPGVQDSTWKRDPVAKKYFFHRFYEFQPDLNTANPHVQAEILKIMGFWLQLGVSGFRMDAVPFVIARKGAEVTRPDEQFGMLRMFREFLQWRKGDAIILAEANILPKDDMKYFGDDGDRMHMMFNFQVNQSLFYALAVADTAPLTKALMATKPRPATGQWGQFLRNHDELDLGRLSEAQRQAVFAAFGPEKSMQLYDRGIRRRLAPMLQGDRRRLELAYSLMMTLPGTPVLRYGDEIGMGDDLSLPERECARTPMQWSDEPQAGFTKSDAPHKPVIASGPYGFEHVNVARQRRDPASMLNWMERIIRMRKEVPEIGWGDFEVLDTGRPDVLAMRYDWRENSVLVVHNLGAEACEVPIDPGASGEHDGLLVNLLSDDHSRPGPDGRHSILLEPYGYRWFRVGGLDYLLRRSEI from the coding sequence ATGATCAAGGATCTCTGGTACAAGAACGCCGTCGTCTACTGCCTCTCCGTCGGGACCTACATGGATTCCAACGGCGACGGCGTCGGCGATTTCGAGGGGCTGGCGCGGCGGCTGGACTACATCCAGGGCCTCGGCGTCACCACCATCTGGCTGATGCCCTTCCAGCCCTCGCCGGGGCGCGACAACGGCTATGACATCGCAGACTATTACAATGTCGATCCGCGCTACGGCACGCTGGGCGATTTCGTGGAGTTCACCCATGGCTGCCATCAACGCGGCATCCGCGTCATCATCGACCTGGTGGTGAACCATACTTCGGACCAGCATCCCTGGTTCCAGGAAGCGCGGCGGGACCCGGACTCGAAATACCGGGACTGGTATATCTGGGCCGACAGGAAACCCGCCAATGCGGGGGATGGCATCGTCTTTCCCGGCGTGCAGGATTCCACCTGGAAACGCGACCCGGTGGCGAAGAAATACTTCTTCCACCGCTTCTACGAATTCCAGCCCGACCTCAATACCGCCAACCCGCATGTGCAGGCCGAGATCCTGAAGATCATGGGATTTTGGCTGCAACTCGGTGTCTCCGGCTTCCGCATGGATGCGGTGCCCTTCGTCATCGCCCGCAAGGGCGCGGAGGTGACCAGGCCGGACGAGCAGTTCGGCATGCTCCGCATGTTCCGCGAATTCCTGCAATGGCGGAAGGGCGACGCCATCATCCTCGCGGAGGCGAATATCCTGCCGAAGGACGACATGAAGTATTTCGGCGACGACGGCGACCGGATGCACATGATGTTCAACTTCCAGGTGAACCAGTCGCTGTTCTACGCCCTGGCGGTGGCCGATACGGCGCCGCTGACCAAGGCCCTGATGGCCACCAAGCCGCGCCCGGCCACCGGCCAGTGGGGCCAGTTCCTGCGCAACCATGACGAGCTGGACCTGGGGCGGCTGAGCGAGGCACAGCGGCAGGCCGTCTTCGCGGCCTTTGGGCCGGAGAAGTCGATGCAACTCTATGACCGCGGCATCCGCCGCCGCCTCGCGCCCATGCTGCAGGGCGACCGGCGGCGGCTGGAACTGGCCTATAGCCTGATGATGACGCTGCCCGGCACACCGGTGCTGCGCTATGGCGACGAGATCGGCATGGGCGACGACCTCTCGCTGCCCGAGCGCGAATGCGCCCGCACGCCCATGCAGTGGTCCGACGAGCCACAGGCCGGCTTCACCAAGAGCGATGCGCCGCACAAGCCCGTCATCGCCAGCGGTCCCTATGGCTTCGAGCATGTCAATGTCGCCCGCCAGCGCCGCGACCCCGCATCGATGCTGAACTGGATGGAGCGCATCATCCGCATGCGGAAGGAGGTGCCCGAGATCGGCTGGGGGGATTTCGAGGTGCTGGACACCGGACGTCCAGACGTGCTGGCCATGCGCTACGACTGGAGGGAGAATTCCGTGCTGGTGGTACATAACCTCGGCGCCGAGGCCTGCGAGGTGCCGATCGATCCCGGCGCCTCCGGCGAGCATGACGGACTGCTGGTCAACCTGCTGTCCGACGACCACAGCAGGCCGGGACCGGATGGCAGGCACAGCATCCTGCTGGAGCCGTATGGTTATCGCTGGTTCCGCGTCGGCGGCCTGGACTACCTGCTACGCCGCAGCGAGATCTAG
- a CDS encoding AraC family transcriptional regulator, which yields MSDLPSLTALMLRHTADDGVHATPIPSLWLIRMAHPTEPLHTLHEPAVCVIVQGAKQVALGEHIYAYDSAKYLMVSTDLPVVGTVVEASAATPYLCLRIDLDPAILVSLMEEAGIRQPPAGAPGPGLFLSPTTPEILEAVFRLARLLDQPRDIPVLAPLALRELHYRLLTGAQGEAARHLTATGGALRQVNRAIAWLKRHYRAPIRIARLADEVGMSPSALHHAFKAITAMSPLQYQKQLRLQEARRLMVARALDAASASYEVGYESPSQFTREYKRLFGAPPARDVARLRGMDASLTGPV from the coding sequence ATGTCCGATCTGCCTTCTCTCACGGCATTGATGCTGCGCCACACGGCGGATGACGGGGTGCATGCCACGCCGATCCCGTCTCTCTGGCTGATCCGCATGGCGCATCCGACCGAGCCGCTGCACACGCTGCATGAGCCCGCCGTTTGCGTGATCGTGCAAGGCGCCAAGCAGGTGGCGCTGGGCGAACACATCTACGCCTATGACTCCGCCAAGTATCTGATGGTCTCCACCGACCTGCCGGTGGTGGGCACGGTGGTGGAGGCCTCGGCCGCCACCCCCTATCTCTGCCTCCGCATCGACCTGGACCCGGCGATCCTGGTCTCGCTGATGGAGGAGGCCGGCATCCGCCAGCCACCCGCGGGCGCCCCGGGGCCCGGCCTCTTCCTCAGCCCCACCACACCGGAGATCCTGGAAGCGGTCTTCCGGCTGGCACGGCTGCTGGACCAGCCGCGCGACATTCCCGTGCTGGCGCCGCTGGCGCTGCGGGAACTTCACTACCGGCTGCTGACCGGGGCGCAGGGGGAGGCCGCGCGGCATCTGACCGCGACCGGCGGCGCGCTGCGGCAGGTCAACCGGGCCATCGCCTGGCTGAAGCGGCACTACAGGGCCCCCATCCGCATCGCCCGCCTGGCGGATGAGGTGGGGATGAGCCCTTCCGCCCTCCATCACGCTTTCAAGGCCATCACGGCCATGAGCCCGCTGCAGTATCAGAAGCAATTGCGGCTGCAGGAGGCGCGGCGGCTGATGGTGGCGCGGGCGCTGGATGCCGCCAGCGCCAGCTACGAGGTCGGCTATGAAAGCCCTTCGCAGTTCACGCGGGAATACAAGCGGCTGTTCGGTGCGCCCCCGGCGCGTGACGTGGCCAGGCTGCGCGGCATGGATGCGAGCCTGACCGGGCCGGTCTGA